From the Marinomonas sp. THO17 genome, one window contains:
- the tsf gene encoding translation elongation factor Ts, whose translation MAAVSAALVKELRERTGLGMMECKKALVAANGDIEVAIEELRKSSGMKAAKKAGRTAAEGTIVMRVADDASYGVLVEVNSETDFASRDEGFVAFANKVADVVFTTKETNMETLLAGEIGEAREALVQKIGENITPRRAVVVEGGLIGGYLHGNGQIAVLTQLENGSNELAKDVSMHVAAVAPRVVKGEDMPADILAKEEEIIRAQPDMAGKPAEIVDKMIVGRMKKFLAENSLVEQPFVKNPEIKVGQLVKDAGATVTSFVRLEVGEGIEVEEVDFAAEVAAQLKG comes from the coding sequence ATGGCCGCAGTATCTGCAGCATTGGTAAAAGAGCTACGTGAACGTACTGGTCTTGGCATGATGGAGTGTAAAAAAGCACTTGTCGCTGCCAATGGTGATATCGAAGTAGCGATCGAAGAGCTTCGTAAATCTAGTGGTATGAAGGCCGCTAAAAAAGCAGGTCGTACTGCAGCGGAAGGAACCATCGTGATGCGTGTAGCAGACGATGCTTCTTACGGTGTGTTGGTTGAGGTAAACTCTGAGACTGACTTTGCTTCTCGTGACGAAGGTTTTGTTGCCTTTGCAAATAAAGTTGCTGATGTTGTATTCACCACCAAAGAGACCAACATGGAAACCTTGTTGGCTGGTGAGATCGGCGAAGCTCGTGAAGCTTTGGTTCAAAAGATCGGTGAAAATATTACGCCTCGTCGTGCGGTTGTCGTTGAAGGTGGTTTAATCGGTGGTTATCTACATGGTAACGGTCAAATCGCTGTATTGACTCAGCTAGAAAACGGCTCTAACGAATTGGCGAAAGACGTTTCTATGCATGTTGCAGCAGTTGCCCCTCGCGTTGTTAAAGGCGAAGACATGCCTGCTGACATTCTTGCAAAAGAAGAAGAAATCATCCGTGCACAGCCAGACATGGCTGGCAAGCCAGCAGAAATCGTTGATAAAATGATTGTTGGTCGTATGAAAAAGTTCTTGGCTGAGAACAGTCTTGTAGAGCAGCCTTTCGTTAAGAACCCAGAAATTAAAGTGGGTCAATTAGTGAAAGATGCCGGCGCTACTGTCACTTCTTTTGTTCGCCTTGAAGTGGGTGAAGGTATTGAAGTGGAAGAAGTAGACTTTGCAGCAGAGGTTGCAGCACAACTTAAGGGTTAA
- the pyrH gene encoding UMP kinase — translation MPKEKNPNYKRILLKLSGEALMGDESFGIDPKVLNRIALEIGQLRGIGVEVGIVIGGGNLFRGQALSQAGMDRVTGDHMGMLATVMNALAMRDALERANIATRVMSAITMTGIVEPYDRRRAMRQMKEGDVLIFSAGTGNPFFTTDSAACLRGIEIDADVVLKATKVDGVYSADPMKDPDAVKYDKLGYDEVLDKQLGVMDLTAICLTRDHSMPVRVFNMNKPGALVNIMVGGNEGTVIE, via the coding sequence ATGCCAAAAGAAAAGAATCCAAATTACAAACGTATTTTGCTTAAGCTGAGTGGCGAAGCCTTGATGGGTGATGAGTCTTTCGGTATAGACCCTAAAGTATTGAATCGTATCGCATTGGAAATTGGCCAGTTACGCGGTATTGGAGTGGAAGTTGGTATTGTCATTGGTGGCGGTAACTTGTTTCGTGGCCAAGCTTTGAGCCAAGCAGGTATGGATCGTGTGACGGGTGATCACATGGGTATGTTGGCAACAGTAATGAATGCGCTGGCAATGCGTGACGCTTTGGAACGCGCTAATATCGCTACCCGTGTTATGTCGGCCATTACCATGACGGGTATTGTTGAGCCTTACGATCGTCGTCGCGCTATGCGTCAAATGAAAGAAGGTGATGTGTTGATTTTTTCTGCTGGTACCGGCAACCCGTTTTTTACCACTGACTCTGCTGCTTGTTTGCGCGGTATTGAGATTGATGCGGACGTGGTATTAAAAGCGACGAAAGTGGATGGCGTTTATTCGGCGGATCCTATGAAAGACCCTGATGCCGTCAAATATGATAAGTTAGGTTACGATGAAGTGCTTGATAAGCAATTAGGGGTGATGGATTTGACCGCTATTTGTTTGACCCGTGACCACAGTATGCCAGTGCGAGTCTTTAATATGAACAAGCCAGGAGCCTTGGTAAATATCATGGTTGGTGGCAATGAAGGTACAGTGATTGAGTGA
- the frr gene encoding ribosome recycling factor: protein MINEILKDAEERMSKAVSSVESAFKKIRTGRAHPSLLDPIKVNYYGADTPLSQVANITVEDARTLGISPWEGNLVPEIEKAILKSDLGLNPSTTGNLIRIPMPALTEETRRNYFKQAKSEAENGRIAIRNIRRDANTSLKDLVKEKEISEDEERRGQDQVQKVTDKFVAQVEERLAAKEKDLMEI, encoded by the coding sequence ATGATTAACGAAATTTTGAAAGACGCAGAAGAGCGCATGTCAAAAGCCGTGTCTTCAGTTGAGTCGGCATTTAAAAAAATCCGTACAGGTCGTGCACACCCAAGCCTATTAGATCCAATTAAAGTGAACTACTACGGTGCTGATACACCGCTTAGCCAAGTGGCTAATATCACGGTGGAGGATGCTCGTACTTTGGGGATTTCTCCTTGGGAAGGAAATTTAGTACCTGAGATTGAAAAAGCCATCTTGAAGTCGGATTTGGGTTTGAACCCTTCTACCACGGGTAATCTTATTCGAATTCCTATGCCGGCATTGACGGAAGAGACTCGCCGTAACTATTTTAAGCAAGCAAAATCGGAAGCGGAAAATGGTCGTATTGCAATCCGTAATATACGTCGTGATGCGAATACTAGCCTAAAAGATTTGGTAAAAGAGAAAGAAATCTCTGAAGACGAAGAACGTCGTGGCCAAGATCAAGTACAGAAAGTCACTGACAAGTTTGTTGCGCAAGTGGAAGAGCGTCTTGCGGCAAAAGAAAAAGACTTGATGGAAATTTAA
- the uppS gene encoding polyprenyl diphosphate synthase produces the protein MSESVDGSAVTVVGPAHIAIIMDGNNRWAKKKLLPSIAGHTAGAAAVRRTVEAAARSGVKVLTLFAFSSENWKRPQTEVDGLMGLFMRSLKKELKRLNTHKIKLRVMGDVSGFSKGLQEQIRATEEATQDNDHMTLVIAANYGGRWDIAQAAKALAVDVAAGRLDAKDISEETLAQHIQLADLPEPDLLIRTSGEERISNFMLWQSAYTEFVFLPVLWPDFEQQDFDEAIRIYQNRQRRYGGR, from the coding sequence ATGTCTGAATCGGTTGACGGCAGTGCAGTCACTGTAGTCGGCCCTGCGCATATTGCCATTATTATGGATGGTAATAATCGTTGGGCGAAAAAGAAACTTTTACCAAGTATTGCGGGCCATACCGCTGGCGCCGCTGCGGTGCGGCGTACCGTCGAGGCAGCGGCGCGTTCTGGTGTAAAAGTACTAACTTTATTTGCGTTTTCCAGTGAAAATTGGAAGCGTCCACAGACGGAAGTGGACGGTTTAATGGGATTGTTTATGCGCTCTTTGAAAAAAGAGTTGAAACGCCTTAATACCCATAAAATTAAGTTGCGAGTCATGGGAGATGTTTCAGGCTTCAGTAAGGGACTGCAAGAACAGATTCGTGCAACGGAAGAGGCGACCCAGGATAATGATCATATGACCCTGGTGATCGCAGCTAATTATGGCGGTCGTTGGGATATAGCTCAAGCTGCTAAAGCGTTAGCAGTGGATGTGGCAGCAGGTCGATTGGATGCTAAAGACATTTCCGAAGAAACACTGGCTCAGCATATTCAACTGGCAGACCTTCCAGAACCGGATCTGTTGATTCGTACGTCAGGAGAAGAGCGTATCAGCAATTTCATGTTGTGGCAGTCAGCCTATACGGAATTTGTATTCTTGCCGGTATTGTGGCCGGACTTTGAGCAACAAGATTTTGATGAAGCCATTCGAATTTATCAAAATCGTCAGCGTCGCTATGGTGGACGATAA
- a CDS encoding phosphatidate cytidylyltransferase, protein MLLPRIFSAVVMAFLFLFAVFFLGAQAFSLSMAAVVVLAAWEWASLSGVKNQSLRVLFALLVAAFCYMTARADWLTMSVMLSPLLWCLALYWVIRYPTPLLWQQTPVRLLFGALVMVSTWAALVVLKQSADFVTWVLLLMGLIWGADSGAYFAGRRFGKRKLAQYVSPGKSWEGVFGGIVLTQIGVAVFSFWQLYTTQDWLLLALVALVTTAVSVLGDLTESLFKRYEGMKDSSHLIPGHGGVMDRVDSLVAAAPIFVVFLMLTGWL, encoded by the coding sequence ATGTTACTTCCTCGTATTTTCAGTGCCGTAGTGATGGCGTTTCTATTCCTTTTCGCCGTTTTTTTTCTTGGCGCGCAAGCTTTCTCTTTATCTATGGCCGCTGTTGTGGTGTTGGCAGCTTGGGAATGGGCAAGTTTGTCTGGGGTTAAAAACCAATCCTTGCGAGTTTTGTTTGCGCTCTTAGTGGCCGCTTTTTGTTATATGACAGCTCGAGCCGACTGGTTGACTATGAGTGTAATGTTGAGTCCCTTGCTGTGGTGTTTGGCTTTATATTGGGTCATTCGTTATCCAACGCCTTTGTTATGGCAGCAAACGCCAGTAAGGCTGTTGTTTGGTGCTTTGGTGATGGTGTCGACTTGGGCTGCTTTAGTGGTGTTGAAGCAATCCGCTGATTTTGTGACTTGGGTATTATTGTTAATGGGTCTGATTTGGGGTGCAGATTCAGGCGCCTATTTTGCGGGTCGTCGCTTTGGCAAGCGCAAGTTGGCTCAATATGTTAGCCCGGGGAAATCATGGGAAGGGGTTTTTGGCGGGATAGTGTTAACGCAAATTGGCGTGGCTGTTTTCAGTTTCTGGCAGCTTTATACAACTCAGGATTGGTTGTTGTTAGCTTTGGTCGCCTTGGTCACTACCGCCGTATCTGTGTTGGGTGATTTAACCGAAAGTTTGTTTAAGCGCTATGAAGGGATGAAAGACTCTAGCCACTTAATTCCTGGTCATGGTGGTGTGATGGATCGAGTGGATAGTTTGGTAGCAGCGGCGCCTATTTTTGTTGTCTTCTTAATGTTGACTGGTTGGTTGTAA
- the ispC gene encoding 1-deoxy-D-xylulose-5-phosphate reductoisomerase: MQGICLLGATGSIGQSTLDIIAQHPDKFRLVSASANVSVDKMAQICRRFKPQRIVMGSQQARDELATLCAESSTSFEWGDEALQSIVADAQVDQVMAAIMGFAGLKPTLAGIRAGKRILLANKESLVTAGKLFMDEVAQSQVMLLPIDSEHNAIYQSLPQHKAGAHKQDVDKIILTASGGPFRTWSLDEMANVTPAQACKHPNWSMGQKISIDSASLMNKGLELIEACWLFDVTPDDVEVVIHPESIIHSMVSYRDGSVISQMGNPDMKIPIAYGMTWPNRVETNVPSLNLTQVAKLHFEAPDLQRFPNLQLAADAWFMGGTAMAILNAANEVAVAAFLQHRIGFLQIAEVNRTVLEQADIRSVNQLDDVFEADAAARLLAEQCISCGEK, translated from the coding sequence ATGCAGGGTATTTGTTTATTAGGTGCGACTGGTTCTATTGGTCAAAGTACGTTAGATATCATTGCGCAGCATCCTGATAAGTTTCGCTTGGTCAGTGCGTCGGCAAATGTCAGTGTCGATAAAATGGCACAGATTTGTCGTCGTTTTAAACCTCAAAGAATTGTGATGGGGTCACAACAAGCCCGCGATGAATTAGCGACTCTATGCGCAGAGTCATCCACTTCGTTCGAATGGGGTGATGAAGCTTTGCAGAGCATTGTTGCGGATGCACAAGTTGACCAAGTCATGGCAGCTATTATGGGGTTTGCCGGTTTAAAACCAACCCTTGCTGGTATTCGTGCAGGTAAGCGTATTTTATTGGCCAATAAAGAATCCTTGGTGACCGCTGGTAAGCTGTTTATGGATGAAGTGGCGCAAAGTCAGGTTATGCTGTTACCGATTGACAGCGAGCACAATGCCATTTATCAAAGTTTACCTCAGCATAAGGCGGGGGCTCATAAACAGGATGTGGATAAAATTATTTTGACCGCATCTGGTGGTCCATTTCGTACTTGGTCATTAGATGAGATGGCTAATGTCACTCCAGCTCAAGCCTGTAAGCATCCTAATTGGTCGATGGGGCAGAAAATTTCCATTGATTCGGCTTCTCTGATGAATAAGGGGTTGGAGTTAATTGAGGCTTGCTGGTTGTTTGATGTGACTCCTGATGATGTCGAAGTAGTGATTCATCCTGAAAGTATCATTCATTCTATGGTGTCTTATCGGGATGGTTCTGTGATTTCGCAAATGGGCAATCCGGATATGAAGATTCCCATCGCCTATGGTATGACTTGGCCAAATCGCGTTGAAACTAATGTGCCTTCTTTGAATCTAACGCAAGTGGCTAAATTGCATTTTGAAGCGCCTGATTTACAGCGTTTTCCTAATTTGCAATTGGCTGCTGATGCTTGGTTTATGGGGGGGACAGCAATGGCAATATTAAATGCAGCGAACGAAGTGGCGGTGGCGGCTTTTCTTCAGCACCGAATTGGTTTTTTGCAAATAGCAGAAGTAAACCGAACTGTGTTGGAGCAAGCAGATATTCGATCTGTGAATCAGCTTGACGATGTTTTTGAAGCGGATGCGGCTGCGCGATTGTTGGCTGAACAATGTATTTCATGTGGTGAAAAATAA
- the rseP gene encoding RIP metalloprotease RseP: MLQNILSIVIALGVLITFHEFGHYYIARRCGVKVLRFSVGFGKPIYRYVSKKTGTEFTLAMIPLGGYVRMLDEREGNVPDALKHQAFTQKNVWQRIAIVAAGPLANFILAVAIYALVALLGIQSLAPKVGHIIDNSLAAQTQLQEGDELVEIAGEAVSSWEEVNLALAGLIGQTRTIIVRYRAEGLSSIQQDQVVLNRWLVGEEPSNLIQSFGLLPWQPKVKPVIAQVVDSGAAQAAGFMVGDVITTINDEAMDSWQQVVKKVQTSPSDELTVVVLRQGQSKTLFLQPDATERDGKLVGYAGLAVVPPKWDESLIRERHYGVFAAMVYGVEQTAKMISLTIGSIGKMLQGLISLDNLSGPITIAKVASASADSGLQSFLKFMAYLSVSLGVLNLLPIPMLDGGHLLFFGIEAIRRKPVSEKIQGMAYRVGASLLFALMAVAIFNDIARL; this comes from the coding sequence ATGCTGCAAAATATTCTTTCGATTGTGATTGCGTTGGGTGTACTGATTACCTTTCATGAATTTGGTCACTATTACATAGCGCGACGTTGTGGTGTCAAAGTGCTGCGTTTTTCTGTGGGCTTCGGTAAGCCGATTTATCGTTATGTAAGTAAGAAAACGGGTACTGAATTCACCTTAGCCATGATTCCGTTAGGTGGTTATGTGCGCATGTTGGATGAGCGAGAAGGGAATGTCCCTGATGCTCTGAAGCATCAAGCTTTTACGCAAAAGAATGTTTGGCAGCGTATTGCGATTGTTGCCGCTGGGCCTTTGGCGAATTTTATTCTTGCAGTAGCGATTTATGCCTTGGTAGCCCTATTAGGAATTCAAAGCTTAGCACCGAAAGTAGGCCATATCATAGACAATTCCCTAGCTGCGCAAACTCAATTACAAGAAGGTGATGAGTTAGTAGAAATCGCTGGTGAGGCAGTTTCTTCTTGGGAAGAGGTGAATTTAGCGCTGGCGGGCTTGATTGGTCAAACAAGAACTATTATCGTTCGCTATCGCGCAGAAGGTCTGTCTAGCATTCAGCAAGACCAGGTGGTGTTGAATCGCTGGTTGGTGGGTGAAGAGCCCAGTAACTTAATTCAATCCTTTGGCCTCTTACCTTGGCAACCAAAAGTGAAGCCGGTGATTGCGCAAGTGGTGGATTCAGGAGCGGCCCAAGCGGCAGGCTTTATGGTTGGAGATGTGATTACTACCATCAACGATGAAGCGATGGACAGCTGGCAGCAGGTTGTAAAGAAAGTGCAAACCAGCCCAAGTGATGAGCTGACAGTAGTAGTATTAAGGCAAGGACAAAGTAAAACGTTATTTTTACAACCTGATGCGACGGAGCGTGATGGTAAATTGGTCGGTTATGCGGGTTTGGCTGTTGTACCGCCTAAATGGGACGAAAGCTTAATTCGTGAGCGTCATTACGGTGTGTTTGCAGCCATGGTTTATGGCGTTGAACAAACCGCAAAAATGATCTCTTTGACCATAGGGTCGATTGGTAAGATGCTGCAAGGGTTAATTTCTCTGGATAACTTATCCGGTCCTATTACCATTGCAAAGGTGGCAAGTGCTTCTGCGGATTCTGGTCTGCAATCGTTTTTAAAGTTTATGGCTTACCTAAGTGTGAGTTTAGGTGTGTTAAATTTGCTGCCTATTCCTATGTTGGATGGTGGGCATTTGTTGTTTTTTGGAATAGAAGCAATTCGTCGTAAGCCAGTGTCAGAAAAGATACAGGGCATGGCTTATCGAGTTGGCGCTTCGTTATTATTTGCCTTAATGGCCGTTGCCATTTTTAATGATATTGCCCGCTTGTAG
- the bamA gene encoding outer membrane protein assembly factor BamA has translation MRVVLAVLLAFFSVYSVAKAVEDVRIDGLVQMPSSRAFDLIGFNEDQSYDSNKVYEAISALFDTGFFSDIDVLEENGVLVFKVVERPSIGNLTIEGNELVKTEDLERGLQLSGLEIGEIYKPETLNQITQELQRQYYALGRYSAKVDIDVEDMPRNRIAIKINIDEGDTAKIVHINIVGNKAFDEETLTKDFESRETGYWNPFSSADEYAKAKIQGDINTLKSFYLDNGYLDFQVVSSQVSLSADKRDVYIVINVNEGLPYYLNNVTLSGSLPISEDRVWKRISQKKGDLFSRSQVTKIIEGISTELGDDGYLFTNVNVIPEKLDDHTVNLSYQITPGPQVYVRRITFSGNSETQDEVLRREMTQFEGALATHSKIQSSKRRIERLGFFGNVDLRTRPVTGTTDQVDIDVVVEEQASGSIQASIGYSQEDGTVLGFGISKRNFLGTGNKLSFKASRTDQTDNYSISYDNPYFTVDGVSRGFQIFYQASDHADDDVEDYDLDEIGAGVTYGYPISDTQRLTFGMTIKESTVQLGSEPSNETENYIDKYGDNYDDLIASLTWSDNDLVGGVLPTDGYSTKASMEVSLPAGDQEYYKLGLTSQRYWSFTESNLWLFRLKGRLGYGSGYGDSEELPFFENYYAGGAYSVRGFGASSLGPQNSYDDSSTSTSALGGNILITGTAEFIFPLPMVEDHKSVRTSFFMDAGNVFTDNCLAANTQCNEGVDLSEIRYSVGLSWTWITPIAPLSFNFARPLNAQDGDSTDSFQFQLGTTF, from the coding sequence GTGAGAGTCGTTTTAGCTGTATTGTTGGCTTTTTTCAGTGTGTATAGTGTTGCCAAAGCGGTTGAGGACGTTCGAATAGATGGTTTAGTACAAATGCCATCGTCTCGGGCTTTTGATTTGATCGGTTTTAATGAAGATCAGTCATACGACTCAAATAAGGTATATGAAGCCATTAGTGCTTTGTTTGATACAGGTTTTTTCAGCGACATTGATGTGCTGGAAGAGAATGGTGTGTTGGTATTTAAGGTGGTAGAACGCCCATCTATAGGTAACTTGACCATCGAAGGCAATGAATTGGTGAAAACCGAAGATTTAGAGCGTGGCTTACAGTTGTCAGGATTGGAAATAGGTGAAATTTACAAACCTGAGACCTTGAACCAGATTACTCAAGAGCTTCAGCGTCAATATTATGCGTTAGGTCGTTACAGTGCCAAAGTAGATATTGATGTGGAAGACATGCCACGTAATCGTATCGCCATTAAAATTAATATCGACGAAGGTGATACGGCTAAAATCGTTCACATTAATATTGTGGGTAACAAGGCTTTTGATGAAGAGACCTTAACCAAAGATTTTGAATCCCGTGAAACGGGTTATTGGAACCCTTTCAGCTCTGCAGATGAATACGCTAAGGCAAAAATTCAGGGCGACATTAATACTCTAAAGAGCTTTTATCTGGACAATGGTTACCTAGATTTTCAAGTGGTTTCCAGTCAGGTCAGTTTGTCTGCGGATAAACGTGATGTCTATATCGTCATTAATGTGAATGAAGGCCTACCTTATTATCTAAATAACGTCACTCTGAGTGGTAGCTTACCGATTTCGGAAGACAGGGTATGGAAGCGAATCTCGCAGAAAAAAGGTGATCTCTTTTCGCGTAGTCAAGTGACAAAAATCATCGAAGGTATCTCAACTGAGCTTGGTGACGATGGTTATTTATTTACCAATGTCAATGTGATTCCTGAGAAGTTGGATGATCATACAGTAAATTTGAGTTACCAAATTACCCCTGGACCTCAAGTTTATGTGCGCCGCATAACTTTTAGTGGTAACAGTGAAACTCAAGACGAAGTATTGCGTCGTGAAATGACACAATTTGAAGGTGCATTAGCCACGCATTCGAAGATTCAATCTTCTAAGCGTCGTATTGAGCGTCTTGGTTTCTTCGGTAATGTGGACTTACGTACGCGGCCTGTGACTGGCACCACGGATCAGGTTGATATCGATGTTGTGGTAGAAGAGCAAGCGTCTGGAAGTATTCAAGCCAGTATTGGTTACTCTCAGGAAGACGGTACCGTGTTGGGTTTTGGTATCTCCAAACGCAACTTCTTAGGTACAGGCAATAAGCTTTCTTTTAAAGCGTCAAGAACCGATCAGACGGATAACTATTCTATTAGTTATGATAATCCCTATTTTACTGTTGACGGCGTGAGTCGAGGCTTTCAGATTTTTTATCAAGCCAGTGATCATGCAGATGATGATGTTGAAGATTACGATCTCGATGAAATTGGAGCTGGTGTGACTTATGGTTATCCGATTTCTGATACCCAACGTCTAACCTTTGGTATGACGATAAAAGAAAGTACCGTTCAGCTGGGTAGCGAGCCGTCTAATGAGACCGAAAATTATATTGATAAATATGGTGATAATTACGATGACCTGATTGCTAGTTTGACCTGGTCCGATAATGACTTGGTTGGTGGTGTTTTGCCAACGGACGGATACTCGACTAAAGCTTCAATGGAAGTGTCGCTACCAGCGGGTGATCAGGAATACTACAAACTGGGCTTAACCTCTCAGCGATACTGGAGTTTTACAGAGTCCAACCTTTGGTTGTTCCGTTTAAAAGGACGCTTAGGATATGGTTCTGGTTACGGTGATAGTGAGGAATTACCCTTCTTTGAAAACTATTATGCTGGTGGTGCTTATTCGGTACGTGGTTTTGGTGCCTCTTCTCTTGGTCCTCAAAACTCATATGATGATTCCAGCACTAGCACATCTGCTTTGGGCGGTAACATCTTGATTACTGGTACGGCCGAGTTCATTTTCCCATTACCTATGGTCGAAGATCATAAATCAGTTCGTACTTCTTTCTTCATGGACGCAGGTAACGTGTTTACAGATAATTGTTTAGCGGCCAATACTCAGTGTAACGAAGGTGTCGACTTGTCTGAGATTCGTTATAGTGTGGGCTTGAGTTGGACCTGGATTACGCCGATTGCCCCCTTGTCCTTTAACTTTGCACGACCACTTAATGCTCAAGATGGCGACAGTACTGACTCTTTCCAGTTCCAGTTAGGTACCACATTCTGA
- a CDS encoding OmpH family outer membrane protein, with translation MKRMIMALCSLLITVNVQATEVAVVDFRAALLQSNIGQEAAKEPQQKIQAMDARLQKAQDDLKAADEALKREELTLAPEEFNKRRRELVQRQNGIRKMAAQMQQQAKILEKNLIDSLTPKGEAALKSIIEERKLDLVLNRQLSLYANSESDITSELVERINKDN, from the coding sequence ATGAAAAGAATGATAATGGCTCTGTGTTCGCTATTGATTACGGTAAACGTGCAGGCGACGGAAGTTGCGGTGGTGGATTTTAGGGCGGCACTTTTACAAAGCAATATTGGTCAAGAAGCAGCCAAAGAGCCGCAACAAAAAATTCAAGCAATGGATGCCAGATTGCAAAAAGCACAAGACGATTTAAAAGCAGCAGATGAAGCATTAAAGCGAGAAGAGTTAACTTTAGCGCCAGAAGAGTTTAATAAGCGTCGTAGAGAATTGGTACAACGTCAAAATGGCATTCGAAAAATGGCTGCCCAAATGCAACAGCAAGCCAAAATATTGGAGAAAAATCTAATAGACAGTCTAACGCCAAAAGGTGAGGCGGCATTAAAATCTATTATTGAAGAACGTAAACTAGACTTAGTCCTCAATAGGCAGCTAAGCTTGTATGCAAATAGTGAATCTGATATCACCAGTGAATTGGTGGAACGCATTAATAAGGATAATTAA
- the lpxD gene encoding UDP-3-O-(3-hydroxymyristoyl)glucosamine N-acyltransferase, with translation MSYSLGQLAEKVGGLVKGDKQLVIEKLGTLAKGTKNELSFLANPKYQSQLANTQAGAVLVKTEELAATLDNAIIVANPYLAFAQLTHLFVPQTESWQGVHPSAVIADNVTLGSNVVIGPNAVIDAGVIIGDDCVIGANSVVSCGCTLGQGTRLYPNVTFYHDVHVGAECIFHSGCIVGSDGFGFAPNNGEWEKIDQLGGVVIGDRVEIGSNTSIDRGAIENTQIGSGVKIDNQVQIAHNVVIGDNTAIAANAAIAGSAKIGAFCTISGCVGIVGHITITDHVHITAMSMVSKSIPEAGSYSSGMGMEPTSRWRRSVARFRRIDSMAKQITTLEKKINKLSEKVDV, from the coding sequence ATGAGTTACTCGCTAGGGCAATTGGCTGAGAAAGTTGGTGGTTTGGTAAAAGGTGACAAGCAGCTTGTCATTGAAAAATTAGGAACCCTTGCAAAGGGGACGAAAAACGAATTGAGCTTTTTGGCCAATCCTAAATACCAAAGTCAGCTTGCCAATACTCAAGCGGGTGCTGTTCTTGTTAAAACTGAGGAACTTGCAGCCACCTTAGACAACGCCATTATAGTTGCCAATCCTTATCTTGCCTTTGCTCAGCTTACCCATCTCTTTGTTCCACAAACAGAATCTTGGCAAGGGGTTCATCCTTCTGCAGTGATTGCCGACAATGTAACCTTGGGCAGTAATGTGGTAATTGGCCCCAATGCCGTCATAGATGCAGGCGTGATTATAGGTGACGATTGTGTCATCGGAGCCAATAGTGTGGTCAGTTGTGGCTGTACTTTGGGGCAAGGAACGCGTTTATACCCCAATGTAACCTTTTACCATGATGTGCATGTGGGGGCAGAGTGTATATTCCACAGTGGCTGTATTGTTGGGTCTGATGGTTTTGGTTTTGCGCCCAATAACGGTGAATGGGAAAAAATTGATCAATTGGGTGGGGTTGTTATTGGCGATCGTGTTGAAATCGGCTCAAATACAAGCATTGACCGAGGTGCCATTGAAAATACCCAAATTGGCAGTGGTGTTAAGATAGATAATCAAGTTCAAATTGCTCATAACGTAGTAATTGGTGATAATACTGCAATAGCTGCGAATGCAGCGATTGCAGGAAGTGCAAAGATAGGTGCTTTTTGTACAATTTCTGGTTGCGTAGGGATTGTAGGTCATATCACGATTACAGATCATGTTCATATCACAGCGATGAGTATGGTAAGTAAATCGATTCCAGAAGCGGGCTCATATTCCTCTGGCATGGGGATGGAACCAACGTCCAGGTGGCGTCGTTCGGTGGCTCGCTTTAGACGAATCGATAGTATGGCGAAGCAAATTACAACACTGGAAAAGAAAATTAATAAGCTTTCAGAAAAGGTTGATGTTTAA
- the fabZ gene encoding 3-hydroxyacyl-ACP dehydratase FabZ, producing MMDVNEIRQYLPHRYPFLLVDRVVELNLNDSIVAYKNVTVNEPFFNGHFPDHPVMPGVLIIEAMAQAAGVLGFKTMDKTPEDGSIYYFVGSDKARFKRPVVPGDRLQLEAKILTEKRGIWKFECQATVDGELACSATIMCADRKL from the coding sequence ATGATGGACGTAAATGAAATTCGTCAGTATTTACCTCATAGGTACCCATTTTTATTAGTTGATCGTGTTGTTGAGTTAAATCTGAACGATTCCATCGTGGCATATAAAAACGTGACTGTAAACGAACCATTTTTCAATGGTCATTTTCCTGATCATCCCGTTATGCCGGGTGTGCTGATTATTGAAGCCATGGCACAAGCCGCAGGCGTACTTGGTTTTAAAACCATGGACAAAACGCCAGAAGATGGTTCTATTTATTACTTTGTTGGTTCAGATAAAGCACGTTTCAAGCGTCCTGTTGTGCCAGGTGACCGTTTGCAATTAGAGGCCAAGATTCTGACTGAGAAACGTGGTATATGGAAATTTGAGTGTCAAGCAACCGTAGATGGCGAGTTAGCATGTTCTGCAACCATAATGTGTGCTGATAGGAAGTTATAG